In Lolium rigidum isolate FL_2022 chromosome 7, APGP_CSIRO_Lrig_0.1, whole genome shotgun sequence, the DNA window TTTATAGAAAGGACCTGAAGATTCACAAAACCATCAATGCTGTCACCTTCTGGCATGGTCTCATGCAAGAAGTTGAACCCAATAAAAAGGGTGGTGAGGCTCCTGGAATCACTAAGGATCTGAAGTGTTCTTGTGATATTTGTAAGAGAGTTATTAACAAGTGACAGGAATGAGAGGGACTTCAGATTGCCAATTTTTTCTGATAGTTGACCATGGAAATGATTGTAGGATAGACGTAGTGCAGTCAGCTTGCTGCAGGAGTATATGCTTTCTGGAATATCTCCGGTAAAGTGATTGTACAGAAGATCTATCTTTTTCAGATTGGACAGGTTTGAGAAGTTGACATTGGTAAGTTTTCCACTGAAGTAGTTGCGCTTGATGTCAATTGTTGTGAGATCTATGCAGTTGCTCAGACCTGATGGCAGCTCCCCTGACATGTTGTTGTGGTCCAAATGCAGCTCCTCCAGTCTCGTGAGCTCACCTATTGAATCTGGAATTTTGCCGCTGAGCTCATTTCCTCCAAGATCAAGGATGACCAGATTTGTGAGCTTCATTATTCCATTGAGTGGTCCTTCCAAACGATTGTTAGGTAAAGAGAGGTGCTCTAATGAGGTAACATTGGAAAGCTCCTTTGGAAGAGTCCCACTCAGATTGTTGTTGCCAGCGCTGAGCAATTTCATCACGGTGCAGTTAATGAGCCCCTGGGGGATGTTTCCACTGAATTGGTTAAAACTGAGTTCAAGCACAGCAAAAGATGGCGCGGTAACACAAGGTGTAGTTGGTATCTGCCCAGTAAAACTGTTGGTGCTGGCATTGAGCACGACCAGActcttcatcacctcccatgtcaTGGTTGGGAACCTTCCTGTAAACAAGTTGCTTGAGATGTTAAGTACCTGCAGAGGCCGCTCAGGGGTTGAAGATGGTAGCTCATGCAGGCCTCCTGTCAGGCGGTTGAAACTGACATCAAGGACAATGATGCTGCTGGATGAAACCAATTCCAGCGGTAAGCCACCAGACAACAAGTTCCCGGACAGGTTGAGTCGCAGCAAGCCTGTGAGATTGCCTAGGAATGGAGATATGGGCCCCTCAAGACCTCGAGAAGCCAGTGAAACATCGGTGACCGTCCTATTGGGGCTGCAGGTAATCCCTTCCCAGCTGCAGCAGTCCATGTCGCTCCGCCATGATGCtgtgaggccgcccttccgcgagAGCCCAGCAAGGAGCTGGAGAAGGGAGCTTTTCTGCTGCTCCGTGCATGAGCTGGCGGGAGAAGCCAAGGAGACCAGTAGCACAAGGGCTAAGCCAAAGAAAGGGGTGGGAAGTATGTTCCTGTGTATGTGACTGAGTGGCTGCATGGTTTTCTCGAAAAACTAGCTTGGAAACCAGAGGCTTAAGCTTTCGTCTGCCGAGATGAAATGCTAAATTGTCCGATGAAGGAAGAGCAATATAGGAAAGGGGGGCGGAGCTGCTAATACTATACAAGCACTGGGTTCAGTTGAACCCAAATGATATTTATCAAACCTTCATTAGATTTTCTTTGTCATCGTTTTATTAGTAGAAGGTTAGACCATAAACTATGGAGTTGGACCCGGTGCTCGAATCATCTGGCTTCGCAACTACCTGCCCAGTCAAGAGAGGAAAGGGGGGCGGAGCTGCTATACAGGCACTGGGTCAGTTGAACCCAATGATATTTATCAAACATTCATTAGATTTTTTTTGTCAACATTTTATTAGTATAAGGTTAGACCATAAATTATGGAGTTGAACCCGGTGCTCTAATCATCTGGCTTCGCAACTACCTGCCCAGTTCTCCGTTTCGTTTGATATGTTCTGGTCGTACTGGTGAAACAAAATTTGGGTCAAGGATCACCTGCTATTGGTAAGTCTGACTTCCGAACACGTATTAGTGTGTTAATACTTAATCTGACCTCTTCCTACCAGTTTTACTATACCATGTGTACTGGAATTAAGTGGCCCGAGCAGAAGAGAAAAGTCACCACATGACGAACCCCTTTTGTACTTCTCTACCAAAATATCAAACCCCACGGATCAGCAAGACTTGATGTGTGAGTTACATGTGAACTAGCATCATTTATTGCTTATAATTACATTTCATCTTGATGTCAGGGTCAATGCACATACAAGATTTGGAGAAGAGCACAGaaggtactccctccatttttattTACTTCGTGTTTTGACTTTAGTCGAAGTCAAACTTTGTAGAGTTTAACCAAGATATAGTaacaaatatcaacatctataTTATCAAAAGTATATAATATGATATACTTCATGATGATTCTAATATCATAGATtttatattgtagatgttgaatttcttttctaaatatttggtcaaacatTACAAAGTTTGATTTTAAATAAACCCAAAAGGCGAAGTAAAGAAAAATAGAAGGAGTACATGAAGGTGATGTTACTGAACATTGTATTCATTTTCTTACATTTCATTAGATATATATTATTTTGTTGATGGAAACAGTCAGCAGTAAGTGGTCATTACAGTTGGTTTAAGGAATAGTTTATTGTAGCTATGATTAGTAAGTGGGCAGTGCAGTTGGTTGATGTAATAATTTGTCGTAGCTATCGCTGGCCTTGCCCTTGCTTGTTAATTCTTTCTCaaacctcctttttcttcttggcATCTGGCATCTCATCACTTGTATTGGCAGGGTGTATTGTCCTAGCTTCCTAGCTTCATGTAGTCATTGTCATGTCGTTATTATCTATTATCCAGCAGCATGTGTataaagaaaaaaaacaatgctaaagCTATCTATGAACACGTACCCACAATAGCAACATCATGTATATAGCTGGGGTATGTTGGGTTTGACTTGAGCTTGTCTGGTCTTTTTTCCCTAAAAAAATGTATTGATGACAGCTACGATCTTTTACTTAAATAAAAAATATCACCTACTAGGTGCAACTGAATCAGCAGGAGGCTGAAATTCTGTGGCATCTAATCTTACTGTGTGCAATAAACAAGTGATatcttttgttctttttctttcaaAGATTGGGTGAGGAGCAGCCTCATTTCATTCTAATCCATAGTAAATATTTAATTCTTTTTGTAAGATTTAATAAGAATAACTCTTATACTATTAGCTGTAATCTATAGTTAAGGTATCCATGTCATGTGCACTATGTTTTTTCTTGATATTTTTatatcaatggaaatgactcttgTAAATACAACTGTTCATGTCAAGCTGTAACAGGTAGCCAAAATATATGTTTTCATTTGCGTGAACTGAACCTTTTTAGGGTCAGTGAACACAACGAATGATCTCTCTCTTATTTGCGGGATTGCAGATCGAATCCTAGGATTGAAGGGATTTGTTTAGTAGAAAATATAGCGAGACTTTTCACATTTTTTTCTCCTACACTATGAAAAAACCTACTCCATCCGTCCATGAATAGATGTCCGAGGTTTATttaaatctagatgtatctagacactaaatagcgtatagatacatctagatttagaTAATTCTCAGACAGtctatttatagacagaggtagtaatATCATTAAGCACAACAGTAAAAGTTTCTTTGGACTACTGTCCTACGGATCAAATAACCTACATAGCACAAATTCATATGGATTTGAATCCTCCGGCTTTCTTTGAAAATTCCTTGAAAAATGTCGACCAGTGTCCTTTTTCCGGGCTTGTTTAAATACCTGTACATATTGATACGGAACAATACTAGATTTCCCAACCTGTCAGACCCAGTGTTTCCCTTTTCATCGTCTCAGCTCTTGGATGAGCATCGCCTTGGGCATAATTGATTTAGAATTGTTCATGATGACAGGAGTTGCTTTCCAGTTCTTTGGTTGATGCTGTTCTGATGCTCTTCAGTATGCGTATGCACACTTCAATTCCATTCCAGTTGTTACAGGAGTATATGTCGGTTATCAGTGTAAAGGTATTTGCATTTAACCCCAAGTTTATATATCCTCAAATCCTTTTACTTCATCAGGAACGGGGTGGAGACGACGAGATGCGCCAAGAAGCGATAGAGGAAGGTCATCTCGCATGGGCATGGCCAGCCCGtgtgctcgagcaccttgagcaCAGTGCGACGAAAAGGTCAACACTGTCACCGCTGCTGTTGGAGAGCAAATTCTTCCCTGGTGTAGTGCAATCCCCACATTCAATGGATATTGAAGGCTGAACAATTCTACATCGATCAATGACGTATGAACAACTAGGAAAAAAAACCACATTAACAGAGCAAAGAATAATATCAGTGTACATGTGGCTAATCATACTAACGTTTCTTTTGCGGGAAATAATATTTGTTTCTCTTTCTCCGGTGATACTGATACTGGTGCTCCTTGCTATTCTGTTATCATGGCATTCATCCGTGTATGGTGGTGATGTCTGAAGACAAAGCAAAGAGAACATCACTGTACATGTGGGATGTGGCTAATCGTATTTGTGTTCTGAGTGAGAGCAAAACTCGAAGTGGcactccttgttttttttttttttttttgagaacgaaGTGGCACTCCTTGTGAGTGGTACACGCGGAATCCTAGGTGATGGGTTCACCCGCATGGTTTCAGTTAACGAGGAgttttgggccgcggcccatcaacAGGGAGCCAGTAGGCCTCGGGTTTTTTCGGTTTTTGTCGAgtttttttctggtttttcttgggtttcggttttcttttgatttttttttggtttttcttttttcttttttctttattaACAAATTTTAAAGTCAAGCAAAATTTTAATCTAAGCAAATTTTAAATCTGGGTAATTtttaaatctaagcaaatttAGAATCTGGCAAATTTGAAATCTTAGCGATGGTTAGCTGCTCTTGTGGTACACCATGGACACATGTTCTTTTTTTTGAGACAACCTGCTAGACTTTATTATTCGACAGTAATGTTTACAAGTGGCGGCCAACTCCAAGAGATAAACTATGTCTAGCTAGGTTGTGAGCTTCAAAATTCGAAGCCCTTCCTTCAAAAACGATCTTGCAGTCGATGAAAGATGCAGATCGTGATTTGATTTCCGAGATAAGTTCCATATCTTCCCATACTTCCATCAGATATGTCTGTAACCACCGTCTTGCAATCAGAAGCAATCAGGATTCTTGAGAGGTTGAGATCTTCCGCCAAGGATAGCGCCTCGCGACAGGCAAGAGCTTCGAGGATAGTGATGCCTGGGAAGATAACTGAAGAAGCACCCAGATAGACTCCATTATAATCTCTACAGAGGGCAGCAGCCACACCCCAATTTCCAGTCTTAGAAATAGCGGCATCAACGTTTAACTTCGCCACGGCTGAGGGCGGTGGTGACCAGGTTGGAGAAGCATTCGGTACCCGAGCTTGTACCCCACCAAtagccaagggttttgacaaatcCTTCAGCTCTGAAATAAAGCGACCTATGAACTCATGAGTAGAAAGCGGGCTTTGAAAAATATCCTCGTGAATTGCCTTTCTCTTTGCTGACCAGATAGCCCAAAGAGTGATTGTTAGTCGGATAAATTGTTCATGCGGTAACGTCTCAAGGAGATGGAACAGCCACAATTTCGCATTGGTTTGCCCACATGCAATCATATGCTCCACCATTAGATCATCCGACAAAGCCCAAACACTATTAACCATGTTGCACTCAATAAGGGAATGCCTCCATGAATCATCGGAACCACATAACGATAATCGGCTTGTCCTTGACATGTTCCTATGCTCAAGTACATCTGTAGTAGGAATCGATTGTTGGGCTAGTCTCCAAAGGAAAACTCGGATTTTTGAAGGAACTTTGGTTTTCCAGAGTGTTGACCAACACTTTTCTTCAGCCTTATCATTCGAGGAACCAGCATTGCCTTCAAAATAATTTTCCCTTTGCACTCTAGTATTGACTATCATTCTATAGGCCGATTTAACAGAGAAGATCCCTCGGAGATCATAATGCCATGCCCAGAAATCAGACTGTCTAGAGGTGCAGAGGGGAATactcaaaatagttgtagcatccATTGGCAGAAAGAATTcacggatcacatgttttcatctGATTGTTGATGTTGAATACCTGCACATCCAGGCAGGTGACGCTAATACAGACTGAATAGAAGCCCTGTTACAGGAAAACCGTTAGTGGGCCGTCCACCACATGGGCTGATCTTTCCTTGTTAGGCTTCGGACCTCCAAGATGGCAGGGGAAATGAACCAGCGCTGCCGCTGCTGCTCGTTtggtttagtcccacctcgcctgtGGAGAGAAGAGAGGCGGCCGACGAGGCTATAAAAAGCAAGGGAGGGCAGCGTATAGAAGCATACCTTTCTCGGCCTTTTGGCTAAGATCAAgtgtagtatctgttcttatcagtttaataTCTGATATGTGGGCCATGTGCTCACAAcgatattaaatttattttttgtggGGAAGGGCCCACCACAGTAGCTTGCTGCTGGGGTCCTCACGTGTCGCCTGGGTGTTGCACTACAGCCCAGGCATGGCGCACCCCAACCAAAGCAAACTGAAAATTTGTGTGCTGGGCTGAATGTATACTTACAGTTGGCAAGAGGACAGATAGTTTGGTTCTTTTCTGATGGACGACAACTGAAGACAGGTGACAGCTCACATATCCTCTCATACCTGTACTTGATTTACTCTGCAATTGAAAATGATTGATTCGGTCAGCTCTTCTCATCCAATCATGATACTTCAAGGTCAGCTCTTTCCCATCCATTTGCAAGCAAAATTTATTTTAGAAACATGAGGCAACGTTGTGGCTTTTGCACCGGCTGATTCACGCAAATTTTAGTGGCCCAAGGAGGAGACGCTGCTTTGCTGTAAGTCACCCAATCCTTTATCATATGGAAGTCTCCTGTCTTGTATAGCTTCTTCCTTCGACGGCTCGACAGATAATCGGTCGTACGGATTACCTCAAGTAGTGCTTCGCCAGGTAATAATCACCAAAGTCTCCATCCAGATTATATTTCTTTTGACCAAGGATGTTATACAGATCCATTCTTATAGTTTCCAATCACATGTATACAGGGAGGTGGTTTGTGTATTCTTCTACCAATCAATCGAAACTGCCACTGTTAACTTCTTTCTATCGCTGAACAACAGAGCTGGTGATCCAAAAAACTTGAGAAATTGGCGGAACTGAATTCAGGGGTACACCATTCCATATCCAAACAAGATGCCCAACAATAGGATTGATGCTGGACAATTTTTCCTGTCGCAAAAACTGAAGAGTGCCTTATTGTGGTGTATTTATGCCTTTCATTATTATCTAATTATAACACTTCAGCAATTGGTAGCCTCACAAACGATCCGCCGATATAGTATTACACCAAGGGACCTAGAGCGCATGCTATGTGATGAAACTGCAGATCCAATGGCCCTTCCACTGTCGCTTCTGGAAGAAATCACAGATGGTTTCTCCGATGAGCGGAAAATTGGCGAAGGTGCATTTTCTGTGGTTTATAAGGTACAATGAATGTAAGCTGCCTCTGTCATAATCAAAGATCATCTGAAAACTGAAGTTGTTGCTGACGACAAGGCATCTTCTCGCCACAGGGAAAGCTTGAGAATAGGACTGTGGCAGTGAAGAGGATGTCCAACACATATATGTACGAGAAGGAGTTCCGCCGAGAAGTTGAATGTCTCATGATGGCGAAGCACAAAAATGTAGTTCGGTTTCTGGGATACTGTGCTGACACACAAGGTACCATGGCAAGGCACGAAGCAAAATTTGTCATGGCGGATGTACAACAAAGGTTGCTCTGCTTCGAGTATCTTCCTAAAGGGAGTCTTCATGACTATATCACGGGTAAGATCATCCAGCACACATTTTTTTATTTATTACCTATATTTTCATTTCTAAAGGTTATGTTGTTTAGTATGCAACATATAGCACACACCCATTCTATACATTCATATATTAAAGACTCGTAGTGTGTAATGGTACTAAACTTCCCTAGCCATCTCCCCTTCTAGATACATCTCGTGAACCTCGGTGGAGAGACTGCTATCAAATTATCACGGGAATTTGTCAAGGGTTACATTATCTTCATCGGAAAAATATTGTCCACTTTGATCTAAAGCCCGCCAATATATTATTGGATGATAATTTGGTGGCAAAAATTGCTGACTTCGGTCTATCAAGGTGCTTTATTGGTGAAACTGAAAGTAGGGTTATCAGTAAGATAGGTGGAACGCTGTAAGTTCGCTAAGCTTCTCAAAATTTCAGTCTTGTACTATGATTTACACCAACACTGCGGTACATTGCTCATAACATTACTATTTATTTTGGCAGTGGATATTTGGCACCAGAATCATTTAATCGCCATACCCAAGTCACATACCAACATTCGTATCGTCTTGATATCTACAGTCTTGGTGTAATAATCATGGAGATACTCACCAAAGAGGAGTATCACGTTGTTGAAAATGTAAGAATAATTTCGGTCTTCGTTTGGAAATTAATCATCAATTCTCGAACATACTTTTTTCGTCTTCATGTTAACTAATATAATTCATGGCAACACATCAAATGGTGGAAATGAAAAACTGGGTACACAAGAACCAAGCAATATTTCTTTTTGACTTTCCTTTTTCATGCTAATGACTTTTAACTCATGGCAACACATCGAATGTTAGCAGTAATGAAAAACATTTAAAATAGAAACAAATGGCATATAGGTAGATCGAGTAATATTTTAGAAAAATGCCTTCTATACATATTATTTTTGatgaatgaaaaaaatgaaaatatacATGGCCCCTGTGTCTAAGAATACAAAGAAATGCAAGCTTATTTTGTGTCGGTCAATTATTGTACAATCACATTATCCATGTCCAATTTAACTTCTACATGCATTTGGATGCATATTACTTCGTTAATGAACTGATACCTGGTTTCTTAAAATATGTGAGAAAAACTAGGGTCCACCTTAATTAAGTTCTTGGGGAAATTTTATTGTTATTTTGAATTCTTAATTGATGTGGTTAGTGTAATCTTTTAACATCATATATGAGGCTAGTATGTAGGGCTACATACTTTAATTTGACATTTAAATAAAATGTTGCTTCTTTTCATAACTCACGAAATCAATTTGTAGGTTGTTGAAAGTTGGAGCAACATGTTGGAGAACTCACTGAGGGATGGAGAGCTGGAACAGGTTCGAGTATGTGCTAAGATTGGAATAGAGTGCACCAACTTAAATCCCACGAAGAGACCGGATACACAACATATAATTAATAGACTGGATGAGGTAAGACCACTCCCGCGGAATCCATGACATCTCACCAATAACATAATCTTGAGAGTGTGAAATCTATTTAACTGGTTATTCGAACAGGCTGAACATGCTCTGAATGACCTGCATCAAGGTATGCCTAACTCACCAGGAGACACAAGCTTAAAGGTAAGTTGTCCAGATTGATATATTGAAAAATTCCCGGTACATATAATAGTACTTGACTGGAATACTAACTTGAAATTTTGCTCCTTGCAGGAAAATGACACTGCATTTAGAGTGACAGGGACAAGTCCATGTAACAGTATTTGGGAAAATACCACAAACCTTGACAAGTTGTTCGAAGGGCCTAACCTTGACAAGTTGTATGAGACCATTCATTGTCTTAATCCGGACATCAGGCGATGCTTTGAATTCTGCAGTATTTTCCCTAGAGGATCCAAGTTGAGAAGAGACGAGTTAGTTTGCCTGTGGATAGCCGAAGAGTTTGTAAAGACGAGCTGTGCAACAGAGGACATGGAAGACATAGCGCAGGGGTACATTCAAGAGTTAGTGTCGAGGTCATTTCTGCAACCAAGCGGAACTAGTTATGATACTGATTGCTTTACAATTCATGATGTAATGCATGATATATTAGACCAGGTTGCTGGAAATTGCTTCAGAATTGAGAATCCAGTGAGCCATAGAGGACAAGGTTGGGAAGGAGATGTCCCTCGACATATCCAACATCTTTTTATTCAGAATTATGATGGAAAATTGATTACTGAGACAATCGTAGGGTTGGAATATTTACGCACTCTGATTGTGTATGTTGTTGGAAGGCAAAAAACAATTGAGGAAGAAGTCATTGAGAGTATATGCAAGAGGCTCCCAAAATTACGGGTATTGGCTGTTGCTTTCAGCCAGAATCATGATCCAATCAACACGGGGTTCTCATTTCCAGAGTCCATTTGTCAGTTAAAGTACCTACGCTATCTTGCTTTCAGGACAAGCAAGTATGGCAAGATAACTTTACCAAGCACACTAAATCAACTTAAGCATATCCAGCACCTAGATTTCGGTGATGGACATATTTTGGAAGTTAACTTTGTTGAACTTGTAAACTTGCGACACATATTATGCAGTGGATTGTTGAAGCTTCCTTACGTAGGCAACCTGATCTCACTCCAAACATTACCAGGCTTCCAAGTGAGTAATGAACCAGGCTGTGAGTTGAAACAACTGAGAGACCTAAACAAGCTTCGAGGCAAACTACTGATCAGAGGCCTTGAAAATGTTAAAAGCAAGGAGGAAGCTCTTCAAGCCAATCTAGCTGCCAAGCGACTCACTCAGCTGGTAGTGCAATGGGGTAATCCTTATGCTACAAGGTGCAGTCCAGAAGTTGAAGCAGATGTACTTGAGGGGATGTGCCCACCCGTGGGCCTTCAAATATTGTATCTCAAAAAATTTGAAGGCAGCAGGTACCCAGATTGGATGATGGGTAATCACAGCGGTGGCCCAAAGAACCTGCAAGAACTTCGCATCGTGCAATGCAACCAACTGATACCTGCTTCTGGACTTGCCGAGGCTTTCCCTCATCTTCGTGTTCTCTATCTTTTGGACTGCAGCTGGGACGCCCTATCAGACAATATGGAGCACCTCACATCGCTCAAGAAACTGGTGATCTTTCGTTGCATGAACATCCAGTCTCTTCCAACACTGCCCCAGTCTCTCGAGGAGTTTACAGCTAGTTGGTGCAATCACGAGTTCCTGAAATCTTGTCAAACTGTGGGACACCCGAACTGGCAAAAGATTGAGCACATCCCCAAGAAAATGATTCGCTTCACAAACCGTAAGACTGAAATCTCCCTTTTGCTGAactggttttccattttttttttctatcGGTAACTGACGTTGTGCTACTGCCTCTCTTTATGTTTGTCCTCCTTCGACCCGGTACAGTCCTCGAGGGATTGCTTGGCTGCGATGTAATGTGAAGGGCGTTCCGGGCCATTGGTTTACGGATGCTGAGCCAAAACCCCAAAACTGCTGTGTTTTGGAGTAATGATGCCAGTACTGAATGCTATTTATTCAGTGTGCTATGTAGGTGAAGGAACGGGATAATACATGTGCTCTTTTCATTTACAGATAAATCTCCTCAGACTGTCATAGATAAGTCTGTCTTTTTTTTACAAACTGAAGAACGCTGCATTCATTTACCCGAGGAACTGGATCTTGTCGATTTTTCTGATTTCATGCGGActatccttctctgcttttgattTTTGAGGCATTCTGTTGTGCTTATTTCCAGTGTAGTACTATATATGGTTGACCACTTGCTCGGGCAGATACGTCTTCAGGTTGCAACAAAACAACGCCTAAATCTTGCTCCGTTGATGTATTTATGAGCCGTCAGGAATGCACCATGGATGATGGGCGATAATAATCTCTTAGCAGTTTGCCTGTTGTCGTTAACTCATCTGTTTGGTAGTAGTAATGTTTGCAGTACGGTCGGACTTACCATCAGGcaattcctgtttttttttttgtgcttGCATTTTTTGTATGTAAAATGTGGGATGCTGGGCGTATGAAatcaacttaccatttgaaactcAGGCTCTGATTTCTCCAATCAAGAGCCAAACACCACCTGTTATTTGTTTCTCAGCTACATGAATAGTCATGAAAAAATTGAGATTTCTTTTACATCATGTATATATGTATGGAGACGTATATGCCACATCACCCTGATGCATGATTTCTCAAGGCCGGGTGTCATCAGCCAAAAGCACCCAGTCGTTTGAATTTCTTTCCCCAGGATTATCAATCAAGCACTCTTCGAGGATCCACAGTGTATGCCAAATAGTAGTTCTAAATAGTGAAATTTGCGTTTTGGCATTGGTTCTCTCCATTGTGGAGGGCATTGCCATAGCTAAAAATTATGGCATGAGAGCAAGTAGTTGCTCCTACAGCCAAATTATTTTTCTCCCTCCCCTCTCTAGTGTCTCTCTTTGTCGTGGGCCATGTAAAGTTAAGGAGAGAAACAGTGTAGGAAACTTAGTCATTTGCCACCGAAGCTATCTTTGATTACCTGGCATATTTGGCCTTGGAACTGTGGTTGCTCCTCTAGCACACATAGCCATCACCTTCATTATGGACAGAGTCTTCAGACTGCGCTACACAAACAGGCCAAGTAAAACATAAATTTGATTTGCTATTTGGAGTCAGTATGTAAACCTATTGCAGAAACTTGctctcctcctttttttttcACTGAAACGTTGTGAAATCACTATTTACGTTTCtagccaggtggtgtgttctgacAACAAAAATTTCCACTAGTGTCGGTGATAGCCAACCAGATCGGGTTTTGATCATACTCCGCAGCTTCTCGACTCGGGAGAACAAGCTTTCATAGGAAACAACGCAAAGTTCTCTTTCAAGCTGGCATGACTAAAAAAATATCATCGTACATGTGGTTAATCATGTTTGTGTTCTGACTTAGAGCAAAACTCAAAGTGGCACGCCTTGTGAGTTGTGAGTAGTACTAGTACGCCATGGACACATGTTTTCATCTGATTGTTGATGTTGAATCCCTGCACATCCAGGTGAATTTACAAGCCCAGTTACAGGAAAACCGTTACTGGGCCGTCCAGCATATGGGCTGCTCTTTCCTTGTTAGTTTTCGGTGCTCCAAGATGGCAGGGAAAAAGAACAGAACCGGTATCCTCCAGCGCTACGGTGCTGCTCGTTtcgtttagtcccacctcgccagTGGAGAGAAGAGAGGCGGTCGACGAGGCTATAAAAAGCAAGGGAGGCCAGCGTTTAGAAGCATACCTTTCTCGGCCTTTTGGCTAAGATCAAgtgtagtatctgttcttatcagtttaataTCTGATATGTGGGCCATGTGCCCACAAtgatattaaatttattttttgtggGGGAGGGCCCACTACAGTAGCTTGCTACTGGGGTCCTCACGTGTCGCCTGGGTGTTGCACTACTGCCCAGGCCTGGCGCACCCCAACCAAAGCAAACTGAAAATTTTGAGTTGAATGCATACTTGCAGTATTTGAACTGTGTTCCTTGATGTCTCCATCTACCCAACGGGAGGACGATTGAAAACAAGGTGTAAATAAGGACAAATCCGTTTGATCGAAATGTAGCTAAGTTGTGTTTCACTTAATCTTCAGTAATCACACCGAAATCTGCACTGCAGCAGAGAAACACCACCAGACTGCAGACATGACTAGCAGGTACCGGCTTGAGCGTCTTTCTAGCTTGAGCGTCTTTCTGAAGCGAGAAGTGCCTGGTTGGAGATGGTGATAAGCTAATAATAGCAATAAATAATGCCTGTAGCTATTTGTTGCTGCTAGATTAAGTATTCTGTATTACATATACACAAGGC includes these proteins:
- the LOC124673428 gene encoding tyrosine-sulfated glycopeptide receptor 1-like translates to MQPLSHIHRNILPTPFFGLALVLLVSLASPASSCTEQQKSSLLQLLAGLSRKGGLTASWRSDMDCCSWEGITCSPNRTVTDVSLASRGLEGPISPFLGNLTGLLRLNLSGNLLSGGLPLELVSSSSIIVLDVSFNRLTGGLHELPSSTPERPLQVLNISSNLFTGRFPTMTWEVMKSLVVLNASTNSFTGQIPTTPCVTAPSFAVLELSFNQFSGNIPQGLINCTVMKLLSAGNNNLSGTLPKELSNVTSLEHLSLPNNRLEGPLNGIMKLTNLVILDLGGNELSGKIPDSIGELTRLEELHLDHNNMSGELPSGLSNCIDLTTIDIKRNYFSGKLTNVNFSNLSNLKKIDLLYNHFTGDIPESIYSCSKLTALRLSYNHFHGQLSEKIGNLKSLSFLSLVNNSLTNITRTLQILSDSRSLTTLFIGFNFLHETMPEGDSIDGFVNLQVLSINDCSLSGKIPDWLSKIPNLGMLLLHNNELTGPIPDWISSLNFLFYLDISNNSLTGEIPSALMEMPMLESEATAPMVFELPVYNKSPFIQYLMPGAFPKVLNLGINNLTGLIPEKIDQLKALISLNLSSNKLSGEIPRLISTLTNLQVLDLSSNHLTGTIPSALNNLHFLSKFNICNNDLEGAIPTVGQLSTFPSSSFDGNPKLCGPVVGNHCGLAEASPVSIVSAKQFGNLVIFFIAFGVFFGIGVLYDQIVLARYFC